The following proteins are co-located in the Macadamia integrifolia cultivar HAES 741 chromosome 3, SCU_Mint_v3, whole genome shotgun sequence genome:
- the LOC122073990 gene encoding probable nucleoredoxin 2, producing the protein MSKEEVNGRSLKEKNVESGNEEEFRVMDGASNQLSSTSRFSSLLASRDRDFLLSPSGNQVKISELECKVVGLYFSANWYPPCRNFTTVLASVYEQLKGQGVSFEIVFVSSDEDADAFDNYRACMPWLAIPFSDLETKKALNRRFDVEGIPCLIIFQPNDNEDAGTLHDGVEIIDRFGARAFPFTKERLEELEKELREKYESQTLTNLLASQTRDFLLGHPSPKQVPVASLVGKTIGLYFSAQWCLPGLKFTPKLISIYEKIKEMLMEEREKDEDFEIVLVSSDRDQDSFDLYFESMPWLALPFGDPTIKTLTKYFDVRGIPSLAILGPDGKTLTRHGRNLINLYQEKAYPFTEAQLELLEKQMDEEAKNLPAYEFHAGHHHELTLVSQSTGGGPFICCDCDEQGSGWAYQCIECGYEVHPKCVKSVNPGSTALTK; encoded by the exons ATGAGTAAGGAGGAGGTGAATGGACGGAGCTTGAAGGAGAAAAATGTTGAGAGCGGCAATGAAGAGGAGTTTAGGGTAATGGACGGTGCTTCAAACCAGCTCTCCTCCACCTCTAGATTTTCATCTCTCTTGGCTTCCAGGGATCGTGATTTTCTGCTCTCGCCTTCTGGAAACCAG GTAAAAATATCAGAGCTTGAATGTAAGGTTGTAGGCCTTTACTTCTCAGCCAATTGGTATCCACCATGTCGGAACTTCACGACTGTCCTAGCAAGTGTCTATGAGCAATTGAAGGGTCAAGGGGTCAGTTTTGAGATAGTCTTTGTCTCATCTGATGAAGATGCGGATGCCTTTGACAACTACCGTGCTTGTATGCCATGGCTTGCCATTCCTTTCTCAGATTTGGAGACAAAGAAGGCCTTGAACCGAAGGTTTGATGTCGAAGGTATTCCATGCTTGATTATTTTCCAACCTAATGATAATGAAGATGCTGGAACATTACATGACGGTGTTGAAATCATTGACCGCTTTGGTGCCCGAGCCTTCCCATTCACCAAAGAGAGATTGGAGGAGCTGGAGAAGGAATTGAGGGAGAAGTATGAGAGCCAGACCCTAACCAACTTACTAGCAAGCCAGACTAGAGACTTCCTTTTGGGCCACCCTTCACCTAAACAG GTACCTGTTGCATCATTAGTAGGCAAGACCATTGGACTCTACTTCTCAGCTCAATGGTGTCTTCCAGGTCTCAAGTTCACCCCCAAACTGATCTCAATCTACGAGAAGATAAAGGAAATgttgatggaggagagagagaaagatgaagatttTGAAATAGTTCTCGTGTCCAGTGATCGTGATCAAGACTCTTTTGATTTATACTTTGAATCCATGCCATGGTTAGCATTGCCATTTGGAGATCCAACCATCAAGACCCTCACAAAGTACTTCGATGTGCGAGGGATCCCTTCATTGGCAATTTTAGGTCCTGATGGCAAGACCCTCACTAGGCATGGGAGGAACCTCATAAACTTGTACCAAGAGAAGGCATACCCATTCACAGAGGCTCAATTGGAGTTGCTAGAGAAGCAGATGGATGAGGAAGCAAAGAACCTTCCTGCGTATGAGTTCCATGCAGGACATCACCATGAGCTCACACTAGTATCTCAGAGCACTGGTGGAGGGCCTTTTATATGTTGTGACTGTGATGAGCAAGGTTCAGGTTGGGCATATCAGTGCATTGAGTGTGGCTACGAGGTTCACCCAAAATGTGTAAAGTCTGTGAACCCTGGAAGCACCGCGTTAACCAAATGA
- the LOC122073968 gene encoding V-type proton ATPase subunit B 2, with protein MGVSQNNSDMEEGQLEIGMEYRTVSGVAGPLVILEKVKGPKYQEIVNIRLGDGTTRRGQVLEVDGEKAVVQVFEGTSGIDNKYTTVQFTGEVLKTPVSLDMLGRIFNGSGKPIDNGPPILPEAYLDISGSSINPSERTYPEEMIQTGISTIDVMNSIARGQKIPLFSAAGLPHNEIAAQICRQAGLVKRLEKSENLIEDGEEDNFAIVFAAMGVNMETAQFFKRDFEENGSMERVTLFLNLANDPTIERIITPRIALTTAEYLAYECGKHVLVILTDMSSYADALREVSAAREEVPGRRGYPGYMYTDLATIYERAGRIEGRKGSITQIPILTMPNDDITHPTPDLTGYITEGQIYIDRQLHNRQIYPPINVLPSLSRLMKSAIGEGMTRRDHADVSNQLYANYAIGKDVQAMKAVVGEEALSSEDLLYLEFLDKFERKFVAQGAYDTRNIFQSLDLAWTLLRIFPRELLHRIPAKTLDQFYSRDAAN; from the exons ATGGGTGTGTCACAAAATAATTCTGACATGGAGGAGGGACAGCTGGAGATTGGCATGG AATATAGGACTGTCTCCGGGGTTGCAGGACCACTGGTTATCTTAGAGAAAGTTAAG GGTCCCAAATACCAGGAGATTGTCAATATTCGTCTGGGAGATGGAACAACCAGGAGGGGTCAAGTTCTAGAAGTAGATGGAGAGAAAGCTGTTGTTCAG GTTTTTGAAGGGACTTCTGGAATTGACAACAAATACACAACAGTGCAATTCACAGGGGAG gttttgaaAACTCCTGTCTCATTGGATATGCTTGGACGTATTTTTAATGGATCGGGAAAACCCATTGATAATGGCCCTCCTATCTTGCCTGAGGCTTATTTAGATATTTCTG GGAGTTCTATCAACCCCAGTGAAAGAACTTATCCAGAAGAGATGATTCAGACTGGGATTTCTACAATTGATGTCATGAACTCTATTGCTCGAGGACAAAAGATCCCTCTTTTTTCTGCTGCTGGTCTTCCACATAATGAAATAGCAGCTCAGATCTGTCGTCAGGCTGGTCTTGTAAAGAGGTTGGAGAAGTCCGAAAATCTCATTGAG GATGGGGAAGAGGACAATTTTGCCATTGTATTTGCAGCTATGGGAGTAAACATGGAAACAGCACAGTTTTTCAAACGtgattttgaggaaaatggATCCATGGAGAGAGTGACCCTTTTCCTAAACCTG GCAAATGACCCCACCATTGAACGCATTATTACTCCTCGAATTGCTCTCACCACTGCAGAATATTTGGCTTATGAATGTGGAAAGCATGTTCTTGTTATACTGACAGATATGAGTTCATATGCGGATGCACTTCGTGAG GTGTCTGCTGCCCGAGAGGAAGTGCCAGGAAGACGTGGTTATCCTGGATATATGTACACTGATCTGGCCACAATCTATGAACGTGCTGGCCGTATTGAAGGACGAAAGGGCTCCATCACTCAAATCCCTATTTTAACTATGCCCAACGACG ATATCACACACCCCACTCCAGACCTTACAGGGTACATAACTGAGGGGCAGATATATATTGATAGACAGCTCCACAATCGACAG ATATACCCTCCAATCAATGTTCTTCCATCTCTCTCACGATTAATGAAG AGTGCCATTGGTGAGGGGATGACTCGGCGAGATCATGCAGATGTGTCCAACCAG CTATATGCAAATTATGCTATTGGGAAGGATGTTCAGGCAATGAAAGCTGTGGTTGGAGAAGAAGCACTTTCGTCTGAGGAcctg CTTTATCTTGAATTCCTGGACAAGTTCGAGAGGAAATTTGTAGCCCAAGGAGCCTATGACACCCGCAATATTTTCCAATCACTTGATTTGGCATGGACGCTACTTCGTATCTTCCCTCGTGAGCTTCTCCACCGTATACCAGCGAAGACCCTAGACCAGTTCTACAGTCGAGATGCAGCTAATTGA